A stretch of Desulfitobacterium dichloroeliminans LMG P-21439 DNA encodes these proteins:
- a CDS encoding CAP domain-containing protein, with amino-acid sequence MKKTKKLTIGVSLVVLLAVAAAPVQAAIKVSNSYSSSGSSGSIISLGSYNIPWVNNTIPITPSTPTTPINNGGSTQTGSAPVNTNPVNTSKGYGSIISLKNFRFTSPSTPTPAPTQPAPSQPAPTQPAPTQPAPTQPSTPTQPATPPTSGTTTVSTQEQAMINEINKERASAGLAPVKIDLRLAEVAQLKANDMKTNGYFSHTSPTYGSPFDMLRAAGIQYRAAGENIARNRSVDFAMAAFMSSDGHRKNILNPAYTHVGVGVVSSSSGNYYVQIFAQL; translated from the coding sequence ATGAAAAAAACCAAAAAATTGACGATTGGCGTATCCTTAGTCGTATTATTGGCAGTTGCTGCTGCGCCTGTTCAGGCGGCAATTAAGGTGAGCAATTCTTATTCTTCCAGCGGTTCTAGTGGTTCGATTATCTCCCTCGGCTCATATAATATCCCCTGGGTTAATAATACGATCCCAATCACCCCAAGCACACCAACAACTCCTATAAATAACGGCGGTTCTACTCAAACGGGTTCCGCACCCGTTAACACGAATCCCGTGAATACATCCAAAGGGTATGGTAGCATTATTTCCTTAAAGAATTTTAGATTCACTTCTCCTTCAACCCCAACACCCGCACCAACGCAACCTGCACCCTCTCAACCTGCCCCGACTCAGCCCGCTCCAACCCAGCCTGCACCGACTCAGCCTAGTACTCCTACTCAACCGGCAACCCCTCCTACTAGCGGAACTACTACAGTAAGCACCCAAGAACAGGCTATGATTAATGAGATCAATAAAGAAAGAGCATCTGCAGGTCTTGCTCCTGTGAAAATAGATCTTCGCTTAGCGGAAGTCGCTCAGTTAAAAGCTAATGATATGAAAACTAATGGTTACTTTAGTCACACCTCGCCAACCTATGGTTCTCCTTTTGATATGTTAAGAGCCGCTGGCATTCAATACCGAGCCGCCGGTGAGAATATCGCCCGCAATAGGTCTGTAGACTTTGCTATGGCTGCCTTCATGAGCAGTGACGGTCACCGCAAAAACATCTTGAATCCAGCCTACACACACGTCGGTGTCGGTGTCGTCAGCAGCAGCTCAGGTAACTACTACGTGCAAATCTTTGCTCAGCTGTAA
- a CDS encoding DUF362 domain-containing protein: protein MGSKVVMKYCPEYTSGVEEFLRAGLQELGGVEAFVKPGQRVFLKVNLLMKKRPDEAVTTHPTVVEAVVRLVQEAGGIPIIGDSPGGPYTVGALQGIYTRSGLKDVAERTGAELNFDVGQEVVSHPAGQLIKSLTVTKSVYDADVVISLSKLKTHAMMTFTGAVKNLFGVIPGLLKAEYHFKMPEVKQFAELLVDIATWVKPALSIMDGIVGMEGDGPSAGQPRAVGALLISENPFALDVVATHLIGLKPEHVPTVVAARQRGFVSRLEEVSLVGDPLSLWRVENFRVPKSMSVNFIDRVPLPQSAKRFILNQVRPQPVFNYDQCVGCADCINNCPPKALAFNDKKRPEIDLEACIRCFCCQELCPRQAVGIRKPRLGRRLFK from the coding sequence GTGGGCTCCAAAGTCGTCATGAAATATTGTCCAGAATATACTTCTGGAGTCGAAGAATTTTTAAGAGCTGGATTACAAGAATTAGGAGGGGTGGAAGCTTTTGTTAAGCCTGGTCAGAGAGTCTTTCTAAAAGTAAATTTATTGATGAAGAAACGCCCTGATGAAGCTGTCACTACACATCCCACCGTAGTAGAGGCTGTAGTCCGCCTCGTGCAGGAAGCGGGAGGAATCCCGATTATCGGGGATAGCCCAGGTGGACCCTATACAGTAGGAGCGTTGCAAGGAATTTATACTCGATCAGGTCTCAAGGACGTAGCTGAACGCACCGGTGCAGAACTCAATTTTGACGTCGGGCAGGAAGTGGTATCGCATCCCGCCGGACAATTAATCAAAAGCTTAACGGTGACCAAAAGCGTCTATGATGCTGATGTGGTTATTTCTTTATCTAAATTAAAAACTCACGCAATGATGACCTTTACCGGTGCAGTAAAGAACCTTTTTGGGGTTATACCCGGGCTGCTGAAAGCAGAATATCATTTTAAGATGCCAGAGGTGAAGCAATTTGCTGAACTTCTCGTGGATATTGCTACCTGGGTTAAACCAGCTTTAAGTATTATGGATGGAATCGTAGGGATGGAGGGAGATGGTCCCTCTGCCGGACAACCTCGGGCTGTGGGCGCTTTGCTCATCAGTGAGAATCCCTTCGCTTTAGATGTAGTAGCTACCCACCTGATCGGACTAAAGCCTGAGCACGTACCAACTGTCGTGGCTGCACGGCAGAGGGGCTTTGTCAGTCGGTTAGAGGAAGTAAGTCTTGTAGGAGATCCATTATCCTTATGGCGTGTTGAGAACTTCAGGGTCCCCAAATCCATGTCTGTAAACTTTATCGATCGAGTGCCCCTTCCTCAGAGTGCGAAAAGATTTATCCTCAACCAAGTTCGGCCTCAGCCGGTATTTAACTACGACCAGTGTGTGGGCTGTGCGGATTGCATTAATAACTGTCCTCCTAAGGCGTTAGCCTTTAATGACAAAAAAAGACCCGAGATTGATCTCGAGGCCTGTATACGTTGTTTTTGCTGTCAAGAGCTTTGTCCCCGACAGGCAGTAGGAATTCGTAAGCCGAGGCTGGGTAGAAGGTTATTTAAGTAG
- a CDS encoding nucleotide pyrophosphohydrolase, which yields MEIKDWQKQVDDWISQFEEGYWQPSSMMLRLTEEVGELAREVNHRFGEKPKKPNEPEGDLALEMADILFIIISMANSLNIDLEDAFARMMEKYRVRDSDRWTRKEQRVDE from the coding sequence ATGGAGATTAAAGATTGGCAAAAACAAGTGGATGACTGGATTTCTCAATTTGAAGAGGGCTATTGGCAACCCTCTTCCATGATGCTCCGTCTCACAGAAGAAGTGGGGGAATTGGCTCGAGAAGTCAACCATCGTTTTGGAGAAAAGCCCAAAAAACCCAACGAACCAGAAGGCGACTTGGCCTTAGAGATGGCCGACATCCTTTTTATCATTATATCCATGGCCAATTCTCTAAATATTGACTTAGAGGACGCCTTCGCTCGCATGATGGAAAAATATCGCGTGCGGGACAGCGACCGCTGGACACGCAAAGAGCAAAGGGTGGATGAATAA
- the cdaA gene encoding diadenylate cyclase CdaA, giving the protein MSQFLSQLQSSFDWRTILDIAVVTIVLYQLLMLIKGTRAVQLLKGILVLLIISNFAQFLKLSTMGWLLDQVWAMLFIALPVVFQPELRRALEQIGRGKFFIRHPQTIGNEAMIQVVDELVRCTQVLSKNRIGALIVIERTTGLQNYVETGIKIDGVVSSEFLLNVFIPNTPLHDGAVIIRSDRVAAAGCFLPLSENNSIQKELGTRHRAAIGLTEVSDSVVLVVSEETGGISVSIDGVLTRFLDEKSLKELLSRELQVDTTAKSYVPFWRS; this is encoded by the coding sequence GTGAGCCAGTTTCTTTCACAACTTCAATCATCATTTGATTGGCGGACCATTCTAGATATTGCGGTCGTTACTATTGTCCTTTATCAGCTTTTGATGCTGATTAAGGGAACTCGTGCTGTTCAGCTTCTTAAAGGCATCCTTGTCCTACTTATTATTTCAAATTTTGCACAGTTTCTTAAATTGTCGACCATGGGTTGGCTGCTGGACCAAGTCTGGGCTATGTTGTTTATAGCCTTGCCCGTGGTCTTTCAACCGGAGTTGCGTCGGGCTTTGGAGCAAATCGGAAGAGGTAAGTTTTTCATCCGCCATCCACAGACGATTGGCAATGAGGCCATGATTCAAGTCGTTGATGAATTGGTTCGATGCACTCAAGTTCTTTCTAAGAACCGCATTGGTGCCCTTATCGTCATAGAGCGTACGACGGGTCTGCAAAATTATGTGGAGACCGGAATCAAAATCGATGGGGTGGTTTCTTCGGAATTCTTGCTGAACGTATTTATTCCCAATACACCTCTCCATGATGGCGCAGTCATTATCCGTAGTGATCGTGTGGCAGCTGCAGGATGCTTTTTGCCCCTTTCCGAGAATAATTCTATCCAAAAAGAACTTGGAACCCGTCACAGGGCTGCTATCGGCCTCACTGAGGTGTCGGATTCGGTGGTCCTTGTCGTCTCCGAAGAGACAGGAGGCATATCGGTATCTATCGATGGAGTTCTTACTCGTTTTCTTGATGAGAAAAGCCTTAAGGAATTATTGTCTAGGGAGTTACAAGTGGATACCACGGCCAAAAGTTATGTGCCCTTTTGGAGGTCTTAA
- a CDS encoding CdaR family protein, whose protein sequence is MKEFLQRNLGYKSISLVLAILFWLWVTSQGTSQTLDRDPTLTLSLVTKNTPANSVIMTKLPSVRVKTEGYNPSINVNEIFAYVDLSGSEPGEHEFEVKVDPIPNIKIVEITPRVVSLQLDTVEEKMLQVTVDLTGQPAPGSRVEDPIVKPSMVNVRGPSSLLNAVDKVLVELSVAGASDTLQVSRPLLFRDENGSAIFGPDPSAETITSSPTSVDIIVPIVAKELESKRVPLNAPTTGTPAEGKAVRSVRVVPNGVQVYGEAEALDNFDLLNIGPVNINGISRTTTYEISSDKVSLPDGLSYVSRTSFSVIVEIGNAIQDKTLYNLPITMKNLSQDLVLEQPLPAVSITIRAYPEVLDPLTHEQIALWLDATGKVAGEYTVKPYWQLPAGVEVVSVPDITYTLKAKAAPENPGDPDDPDGSDKPGDPNKPDNPDTKPSVE, encoded by the coding sequence ATGAAAGAGTTTTTACAACGGAACTTAGGATATAAGTCAATTTCATTGGTCTTAGCCATTCTTTTTTGGCTTTGGGTGACCAGCCAAGGAACGAGTCAAACTTTGGATCGCGACCCAACCCTGACCCTCTCCCTGGTCACTAAGAATACTCCGGCTAACTCCGTGATTATGACCAAGCTACCCTCGGTACGGGTCAAGACGGAAGGATACAACCCCAGTATCAATGTCAATGAGATCTTTGCTTATGTGGATCTTAGCGGCAGCGAGCCTGGTGAGCATGAGTTTGAAGTGAAGGTTGATCCCATACCAAATATTAAAATTGTCGAGATTACTCCAAGGGTGGTCAGTTTGCAATTAGATACTGTGGAGGAGAAAATGCTCCAGGTGACCGTCGATCTTACCGGTCAACCTGCCCCGGGAAGTAGAGTAGAAGACCCCATAGTTAAACCGAGTATGGTTAATGTTAGAGGACCGAGTAGCTTGCTCAATGCTGTAGACAAAGTTCTCGTTGAGCTTAGTGTGGCTGGTGCTAGCGATACTTTACAAGTTTCGCGACCTCTGCTTTTCCGTGATGAAAATGGGTCGGCCATCTTCGGTCCGGACCCTAGTGCAGAAACCATCACCTCCAGCCCAACCAGTGTAGATATTATTGTACCCATAGTGGCAAAAGAACTGGAAAGCAAAAGAGTTCCCTTGAATGCGCCAACCACAGGGACACCGGCAGAAGGAAAAGCAGTACGCTCGGTTCGGGTGGTTCCTAATGGGGTTCAAGTCTATGGGGAAGCCGAGGCACTGGACAACTTTGATCTTTTAAACATAGGTCCGGTGAACATCAATGGAATTTCGAGAACGACGACTTATGAGATTTCCTCTGATAAAGTAAGCTTGCCTGACGGTTTGAGCTATGTTTCCAGAACTAGCTTTTCCGTTATCGTAGAAATTGGCAATGCGATCCAGGATAAAACCCTTTATAATCTTCCCATCACCATGAAAAACCTCTCGCAGGATTTGGTCCTTGAACAGCCCCTTCCTGCGGTTAGCATTACAATAAGAGCCTATCCGGAAGTCCTCGACCCCTTGACCCATGAGCAAATAGCCCTTTGGCTTGATGCGACCGGGAAGGTTGCAGGGGAGTATACGGTCAAGCCTTATTGGCAGCTACCTGCGGGGGTGGAAGTAGTTTCTGTGCCGGATATAACCTATACCCTAAAAGCCAAGGCGGCTCCGGAAAATCCTGGGGATCCGGATGATCCGGATGGATCAGATAAACCGGGTGACCCGAATAAACCAGATAATCCGGATACTAAGCCTTCGGTGGAATAA
- a CDS encoding NAD(P)/FAD-dependent oxidoreductase → MNLIWTNLRVPVDEDERELPLLMARKLKVPQMSIDNLQILRRSVDARKKPQLFFSYTLRFSLDIPYNEMNRVLRRMPELKPEPQGRPVQLFKPEKKLSHRPIIVGAGPAGYFAALALGKRGYAPIVLERGDDVETRTQKVEAFWKTGKLDCESNVQFGEGGAGTFSDGKLTTRIADPRITEVLETFVEQGAPPEILFLAKAHIGTDRLRIVTQGLRKKIEALGGEVRFRTQLTGLQHQNGRITGVQVNHSEVIPAEAVILAIGHSARETYRFLQEQGVHFESKSFAIGLRVEHPQELINFSQFGVEHHHKLGPADYQLTYQDALTGRGAYAFCMCPGGKVVAAASEEGRVVTNGMSEYRRDSGVANSALVVTVGRKDFWGDDPLAGVEFQQYWEHQAFLAGGKDYNAPAQSVRDFLARRVSGEFPLQSSYAPGTKAVDLHTVLPQEVGDVLDRALLAFDHKIHGFAGDMGTLTGIETRTSAPVRMTRDKTGEALNFLGLFPAGEGAGYAGGIMSAAVDGIRSAEQVMAQYYPAE, encoded by the coding sequence TTGAATCTCATATGGACGAATTTGCGAGTGCCGGTAGACGAGGATGAGCGTGAGCTTCCTCTGTTGATGGCCCGTAAGCTAAAAGTTCCTCAAATGAGCATTGACAATCTACAGATTTTACGTCGCTCAGTAGATGCTCGGAAGAAACCTCAGCTATTTTTCTCATATACCCTCCGATTTTCCTTGGATATTCCGTATAATGAAATGAATCGTGTTCTGCGGCGGATGCCTGAGCTCAAGCCTGAGCCTCAGGGTAGGCCGGTGCAGCTGTTTAAACCTGAAAAGAAATTGAGCCATCGCCCTATTATTGTGGGCGCTGGCCCTGCTGGATATTTTGCTGCTCTGGCTTTAGGGAAAAGAGGCTATGCTCCCATAGTCTTGGAGCGCGGGGATGATGTAGAGACCCGAACTCAGAAAGTTGAGGCTTTCTGGAAAACCGGCAAGCTAGATTGTGAAAGCAATGTTCAATTTGGTGAAGGAGGAGCGGGAACTTTCTCTGACGGCAAATTAACTACTCGCATTGCAGATCCCCGAATTACGGAAGTATTAGAGACCTTCGTGGAACAAGGAGCACCTCCGGAAATCCTTTTCTTAGCGAAGGCGCATATAGGAACAGATAGATTAAGAATCGTTACCCAGGGCTTAAGGAAAAAGATCGAAGCCTTGGGAGGGGAAGTGCGTTTTCGCACTCAGCTTACAGGTCTGCAACATCAGAATGGTAGAATCACCGGCGTCCAGGTTAATCACTCGGAAGTGATTCCGGCAGAGGCAGTAATTTTGGCAATCGGACACAGTGCTCGGGAAACCTATCGGTTTTTACAGGAGCAAGGTGTTCATTTTGAGTCGAAGTCCTTTGCCATCGGTCTTCGAGTAGAACATCCCCAAGAGCTCATCAACTTTTCTCAATTTGGAGTAGAACACCATCACAAGCTAGGTCCGGCCGATTATCAGCTCACCTATCAAGACGCATTGACCGGTCGAGGTGCCTATGCTTTTTGCATGTGCCCCGGTGGCAAAGTGGTAGCGGCTGCATCGGAAGAAGGTCGGGTCGTGACCAACGGCATGAGCGAATACAGGCGGGACTCTGGTGTGGCCAATAGTGCTCTGGTGGTGACAGTAGGTAGAAAGGACTTTTGGGGAGATGATCCCTTGGCGGGAGTGGAGTTTCAGCAGTATTGGGAGCACCAGGCTTTCCTAGCAGGGGGTAAGGATTATAATGCTCCGGCACAAAGTGTCCGGGATTTTTTAGCGAGACGTGTTAGCGGAGAATTTCCTTTGCAATCAAGCTATGCTCCGGGAACTAAGGCCGTTGATTTGCACACGGTATTGCCTCAGGAAGTAGGGGATGTTTTGGATCGCGCCCTCCTTGCATTTGATCATAAAATTCACGGTTTTGCAGGAGATATGGGGACCTTGACTGGAATTGAAACGCGTACCAGTGCCCCTGTGCGCATGACTCGGGATAAGACCGGGGAAGCCTTAAATTTCTTAGGCCTATTTCCAGCGGGAGAAGGGGCAGGATACGCCGGGGGGATAATGAGCGCTGCAGTGGATGGTATCCGCAGTGCGGAGCAAGTAATGGCGCAATATTATCCTGCTGAGTAG
- the glmM gene encoding phosphoglucosamine mutase has product MGKLFGTDGVRGIANQELTPNLAFRLGQAGAYVLSKEHPHPRIVIGKDTRISGDMLEAALMAGICSVGADVLRVSVLPTPGIAYLTRTLDASAGVVISASHNPVQDNGIKFFSSTGYKLPDTLEEEIEELVLNNQRPWSIPTGGEVGRVIEITDAERQYIDFLKGTVGSLEGLKVVYDGSNGAAYRVGPQVLQELGAEVIPLAVSPDGVNINAGCGSTHPEVLQRAVIEHQADIGLANDGDADRLIAVDEKGEIIDGDFIMVICALALKAKGGLAKDSIVVTVMSNLGLYIALKDAGIKIHETQVGDRYVMEELLNTGAKLGGEQSGHIIFLDYNTTGDGLLTALQLMAVLKEQGKPISKLAAQMQRLPQVLINVKVKDKKKSMENPYVLQKVEEVKRFLGDRGRVLVRPSGTESLVRVMVEGQDHDQLTRLAQSVVEIIKREER; this is encoded by the coding sequence TTGGGTAAACTATTTGGAACTGATGGGGTACGCGGTATCGCCAATCAAGAGCTCACGCCGAATTTGGCGTTTCGTCTAGGTCAAGCAGGCGCGTATGTCTTGAGTAAAGAACATCCCCATCCTCGCATTGTCATTGGCAAGGATACCCGGATTTCCGGAGATATGTTAGAAGCGGCCCTCATGGCAGGAATTTGTTCTGTGGGAGCCGATGTTTTACGGGTCAGCGTTTTACCTACACCTGGAATAGCCTACTTAACGCGCACTTTGGACGCTAGTGCTGGGGTCGTCATCTCAGCATCTCATAATCCGGTTCAAGATAATGGTATTAAATTCTTCTCATCCACAGGCTACAAACTCCCCGACACCTTGGAAGAAGAAATAGAAGAGCTTGTATTGAACAATCAAAGACCCTGGAGCATTCCTACTGGTGGGGAAGTAGGAAGAGTCATTGAAATTACTGACGCCGAGCGTCAATATATAGATTTTCTTAAAGGCACGGTAGGCTCTCTCGAAGGGCTCAAGGTAGTATATGATGGATCGAATGGTGCTGCCTATCGGGTGGGCCCGCAAGTGCTTCAGGAATTAGGGGCAGAGGTTATCCCACTCGCCGTTTCTCCTGATGGGGTCAATATTAATGCGGGTTGCGGGTCGACGCATCCTGAGGTTCTTCAACGAGCCGTCATTGAGCATCAGGCAGATATTGGACTAGCCAATGATGGTGATGCAGACCGACTGATTGCCGTAGACGAAAAGGGTGAGATTATTGATGGCGATTTTATCATGGTCATCTGTGCCCTTGCTCTAAAGGCCAAAGGGGGGCTTGCCAAGGATTCCATCGTGGTCACTGTCATGAGCAATCTGGGCCTGTATATTGCATTAAAGGATGCGGGTATTAAGATTCATGAGACCCAAGTAGGAGACCGTTATGTCATGGAAGAGCTACTGAATACGGGAGCAAAGCTCGGTGGGGAACAATCCGGTCATATTATTTTCTTGGATTACAATACCACCGGTGATGGTCTACTTACAGCATTGCAACTTATGGCTGTCCTCAAGGAACAAGGTAAACCTATATCTAAGCTGGCGGCTCAAATGCAACGTCTGCCTCAAGTACTCATTAATGTTAAAGTCAAGGATAAAAAGAAATCCATGGAGAACCCCTATGTTTTACAAAAGGTTGAGGAAGTTAAGCGCTTCCTTGGGGACCGTGGTCGAGTGCTCGTCCGACCCTCAGGCACCGAATCATTAGTTCGGGTGATGGTCGAAGGGCAGGATCATGATCAACTGACAAGGCTTGCACAATCCGTCGTTGAGATTATTAAGCGCGAAGAACGATAA
- the glmS gene encoding glutamine--fructose-6-phosphate transaminase (isomerizing), translated as MCGIVGYIGHRPAIPVLLDGLKKLEYRGYDSAGVAVLEQGGITTCKAVGKLVALEDKLGADFSQTCMGIGHTRWATHGRPSDLNAHPHMDTEAKFAVVHNGIIENYLELKEWLIEQGHHFISETDTEVLPHLVEYFYQGDLVATVREVLNHLKGSFAILVMSRQNPDILVAARKDSPMVVGLGENEFFVASDIPAILNYTRNTYIIEDGEMVVLTKDGVKVMDFKGQEKEKQLYEVKWDAVAAEKGGYDHFMLKEIHEQPRALRDTLISRLEDDKVVLQEVDLTAEQLQNFRKVFIVACGTAWHAGLVGKTLIERWVRLPVEVDIASEFRYRAPLVDEHTLVVVVSQSGETADTLAALREAKRNGARVVAVTNVVGSSVAREAHDVIYTWAGPEIAVASTKAYTTQLEGMVLLGLYLAQIRGTLAPEKIKEVIAALKRIPAQAQEVIDEAEHIRDFAESFVDVEDTFFIGRSLDWNVAMEGALKLKEISYIHAEAYAAGELKHGTLALITEKTPVIALATQMDVYEKTLSNIIEVRARDARVIGVTFKGNKDLVKSVDHVIYIPETIAELAPILTVIPLQLLSYYVSVARGCDVDKPRNLAKSVTVE; from the coding sequence ATGTGTGGTATCGTTGGATATATCGGTCATCGTCCGGCTATTCCCGTCCTGTTAGATGGCTTAAAAAAGTTGGAGTATCGCGGGTATGATTCTGCCGGCGTGGCCGTGCTTGAGCAGGGAGGCATTACCACCTGCAAGGCAGTGGGCAAACTAGTCGCTTTAGAAGATAAATTAGGTGCAGATTTTTCTCAGACCTGTATGGGCATTGGGCATACGCGTTGGGCAACCCATGGCCGCCCCTCCGATCTGAATGCTCACCCTCATATGGATACAGAAGCCAAATTTGCCGTCGTCCATAATGGGATCATAGAGAACTATCTAGAGTTGAAGGAATGGTTGATCGAGCAAGGTCATCACTTCATTTCGGAGACGGATACCGAAGTATTGCCGCACTTGGTAGAATATTTCTATCAGGGAGACCTCGTCGCAACCGTTCGTGAAGTACTTAATCATTTAAAAGGGTCCTTCGCCATCTTGGTCATGAGTCGTCAAAATCCAGATATTCTCGTGGCTGCCCGCAAAGACAGTCCGATGGTCGTAGGGTTGGGAGAGAATGAGTTCTTTGTCGCCAGTGATATTCCTGCTATCCTTAACTATACCCGTAATACCTATATCATCGAAGATGGTGAGATGGTTGTTCTTACTAAAGACGGAGTCAAGGTTATGGATTTTAAGGGTCAAGAAAAAGAAAAGCAGCTTTATGAAGTGAAGTGGGATGCTGTAGCAGCTGAAAAAGGTGGCTATGACCATTTCATGCTTAAAGAAATCCACGAACAACCACGGGCGCTGCGTGATACTTTAATCAGTCGCTTAGAAGATGATAAAGTTGTCCTTCAAGAAGTTGATCTTACTGCAGAACAGCTGCAAAACTTCCGGAAAGTCTTTATCGTGGCATGTGGCACTGCCTGGCATGCTGGCTTAGTGGGCAAGACCTTGATTGAGCGCTGGGTTCGCCTCCCAGTGGAAGTGGATATAGCTTCAGAATTTCGTTATCGCGCACCATTAGTGGATGAGCATACCTTAGTTGTCGTTGTCAGCCAATCTGGGGAAACCGCTGACACCCTAGCGGCTCTGCGGGAAGCCAAAAGAAACGGTGCCCGTGTGGTCGCCGTCACTAACGTAGTCGGTAGCTCCGTAGCCCGGGAAGCTCATGATGTCATCTACACTTGGGCCGGACCGGAAATCGCCGTAGCCTCGACTAAAGCCTATACTACTCAGCTAGAAGGCATGGTCCTTTTGGGACTTTACCTTGCCCAGATTAGAGGCACCCTAGCACCTGAAAAAATTAAAGAGGTCATCGCTGCCTTAAAGAGGATTCCTGCTCAAGCACAGGAAGTTATTGATGAGGCTGAGCATATTAGAGACTTTGCTGAATCCTTTGTGGATGTAGAAGACACCTTCTTCATCGGCCGCAGCTTAGATTGGAATGTGGCTATGGAAGGCGCCCTGAAGCTCAAGGAAATCTCTTATATTCACGCAGAGGCCTATGCAGCAGGAGAGCTAAAACACGGTACCTTGGCCTTGATCACCGAAAAGACACCTGTAATTGCCCTAGCTACCCAGATGGATGTCTATGAAAAAACTCTTTCCAATATCATCGAGGTCAGAGCCCGGGATGCTCGCGTTATCGGAGTTACCTTCAAGGGTAATAAGGATTTAGTTAAGTCTGTGGATCATGTGATCTATATACCTGAGACCATTGCTGAGCTTGCTCCGATTCTTACAGTGATTCCACTGCAACTGTTGTCTTACTATGTGTCAGTGGCCAGAGGTTGTGACGTGGATAAGCCACGGAATTTGGCTAAGAGTGTGACGGTGGAGTAG
- the istA gene encoding IS21 family transposase: protein MKEIKVYSQIQQLKAQGFKKEPVAKLLHMSKNTVRKYWDMTPDEYVARAEVIRKSHTLAQYEPVILKWLYEYPSISSAQIHDWLLEHYKIKTAERTTRRLVELLRETHKIKKASIPRSYEAVDELPMGHQMQVDFGQKHIRTPDGQYVKVHFVGFVLSHSRYKWGCFKDKPFTSGELVQSLYGCFEYMGGKPRELVFDQDSIVSANENYGDIMFTYEFEQFKQAEKIDVYLCRKADPESKGKVESVVKFIKINFLQNRFYMGLDLLNQSFEAWLERTGNAKVHGTTKKVPAKVFLLEQEHLKPVLPTKISMCEESITRSVRKDNTVLYLSNRYSVPQGTFGKKEDVVLRIDGEKLVVEQVYGDYIIAEHTISTEKGKLIKLPAHRKDYEQSAHRHLDNLCEVLGHEYHDYFETMRTLKPRYFKDQSQLVMELVRQHEVNLVRESIDYCRSLEIYSATDLRDTVIYLKGKKCEDNLPEVAPVIKTLTNPKAAAVITQKRSIKQYERVGGLS, encoded by the coding sequence ATGAAGGAGATTAAGGTGTACAGTCAAATTCAACAATTGAAAGCCCAAGGATTTAAGAAAGAACCCGTAGCTAAGTTGCTACACATGAGCAAGAACACAGTACGTAAGTACTGGGACATGACCCCTGATGAATACGTCGCCCGTGCAGAAGTTATTAGGAAATCTCATACCTTAGCCCAATATGAACCGGTAATACTTAAATGGCTTTACGAGTATCCATCGATTAGTTCGGCTCAGATCCATGACTGGTTGTTGGAGCATTACAAAATTAAGACAGCCGAACGAACTACGCGAAGACTTGTAGAGTTACTTCGTGAAACCCACAAGATCAAGAAGGCATCGATTCCCCGATCGTACGAGGCCGTTGATGAACTTCCCATGGGGCACCAGATGCAAGTAGACTTTGGGCAAAAGCACATCAGAACTCCAGATGGACAGTACGTCAAAGTGCACTTTGTGGGATTTGTCCTGTCTCATTCTCGTTACAAGTGGGGGTGCTTTAAGGATAAGCCATTTACCAGTGGGGAACTTGTTCAAAGCCTCTACGGATGCTTTGAATACATGGGGGGTAAACCCCGTGAGTTAGTATTTGACCAAGACAGTATCGTTTCCGCGAATGAAAATTATGGGGATATTATGTTCACCTATGAGTTTGAGCAGTTCAAGCAAGCCGAGAAAATTGATGTGTATCTCTGTCGAAAGGCCGACCCTGAGAGTAAAGGCAAGGTCGAATCGGTTGTAAAGTTCATCAAGATTAATTTTCTTCAGAATCGGTTCTACATGGGCTTAGATCTTTTAAATCAAAGTTTTGAAGCCTGGCTTGAACGCACAGGGAATGCGAAAGTTCATGGAACAACAAAAAAAGTACCGGCTAAAGTGTTTCTGCTCGAACAAGAACACTTAAAACCAGTACTTCCCACGAAAATATCTATGTGTGAGGAAAGTATAACTCGAAGTGTTCGAAAAGACAATACCGTTCTTTACCTAAGCAATCGATACTCAGTCCCTCAAGGGACATTTGGTAAGAAGGAAGATGTTGTCTTAAGGATTGACGGTGAAAAGCTTGTCGTCGAGCAAGTTTATGGCGACTATATCATCGCAGAGCATACTATTTCAACGGAGAAAGGGAAACTCATAAAACTCCCAGCTCACAGAAAGGATTATGAGCAAAGTGCACATCGCCATCTAGATAATCTTTGCGAAGTTCTTGGTCATGAATACCATGACTACTTCGAAACCATGAGAACCTTGAAGCCACGGTATTTTAAAGACCAGAGCCAGCTCGTCATGGAGCTTGTACGCCAGCATGAAGTTAATTTGGTAAGAGAGTCGATCGACTATTGTCGGTCTCTGGAAATCTACAGTGCGACAGATCTTCGAGATACGGTAATCTATCTTAAAGGCAAAAAATGTGAGGATAATCTTCCTGAAGTTGCCCCTGTCATTAAGACCCTGACCAATCCAAAGGCTGCAGCTGTAATCACTCAAAAGCGGTCGATTAAGCAGTATGAACGGGTTGGTGGGTTATCATGA